Proteins encoded together in one Streptomyces umbrinus window:
- a CDS encoding ABC transporter substrate-binding protein, which translates to MPVARLARPAALVLSGALLLTGCGSGDSEDSSSDADSGAAVTLDNCGQTVRVESPPKRAVSLNQGTTEIMLSLGLADRMAGTATWTDPVMKGLEKANAKVERIADNNPSFERVLDADPDFVAASFVSTLGKGGVATREQFEKLGVPAYVSPSDCVGKDNASGGDGSRKKALGIDAVYGEVRDLAEVFGVEKRGEQLVADLERRTKKATSGIDASDVTLLYWFANSDSPYMAGCCGAPGVITRTLGAKNVFDDTHEEWPQINWETVADRDPDVLVIGDLTRKSQTAESAKKKIEFLESDPVTKNMTAVRKKRYVLLSGQAMNPTIRTVEGVEQVASALREFGLTG; encoded by the coding sequence GTGCCCGTCGCACGTCTTGCCCGTCCCGCTGCCCTCGTCCTGTCCGGGGCTCTCCTGCTGACCGGCTGCGGTTCGGGAGATTCGGAGGACTCGTCGTCCGATGCGGACTCCGGGGCCGCCGTCACCCTCGACAACTGCGGACAGACCGTACGCGTCGAGTCCCCGCCGAAGCGGGCCGTCTCCCTCAACCAGGGCACCACCGAGATCATGCTCTCGCTCGGCCTCGCCGACCGCATGGCCGGCACCGCGACCTGGACCGACCCGGTGATGAAGGGCCTGGAGAAGGCGAACGCGAAGGTGGAGCGGATCGCCGACAACAACCCCTCCTTCGAACGGGTCCTGGACGCCGACCCCGACTTCGTCGCCGCCTCGTTCGTGTCGACGCTCGGCAAGGGAGGCGTGGCCACCCGGGAGCAGTTCGAGAAGCTCGGCGTGCCCGCCTACGTCTCGCCGTCCGACTGCGTCGGCAAGGACAACGCCTCGGGCGGCGACGGCTCACGGAAGAAGGCCCTCGGCATCGACGCCGTCTACGGCGAAGTGCGCGACCTGGCCGAGGTGTTCGGCGTCGAGAAGCGGGGCGAGCAACTCGTCGCAGACCTCGAGCGGCGGACGAAGAAGGCCACTTCGGGGATCGACGCCTCCGACGTCACCCTCTTGTACTGGTTCGCCAACTCCGACTCGCCCTACATGGCGGGCTGTTGCGGCGCACCCGGCGTCATCACCCGGACCCTCGGCGCGAAGAACGTCTTCGACGACACACACGAGGAGTGGCCCCAGATCAACTGGGAGACCGTTGCCGACCGCGACCCAGATGTGCTCGTCATCGGCGACCTGACGCGCAAGTCGCAGACCGCCGAGTCCGCGAAGAAGAAGATCGAGTTCCTGGAGTCCGACCCGGTCACCAAGAACATGACCGCCGTCAGGAAGAAGCGGTACGTCCTGCTCAGCGGGCAGGCGATGAACCCGACCATCCGCACGGTCGAGGGCGTCGAGCAAGTCGCCTCCGCCCTGCGGGAGTTCGGGCTCACCGGGTGA
- a CDS encoding FecCD family ABC transporter permease — protein sequence MTRPRLGLLIAAGVALLLASAAVAITVGPADIRVGDVWSVVASHLGWGSSELTPIRDGIVWELRLPRTLLAAVCGAGLAVCGAVMQSLLRNPLADPFVLGVSSGASTGAVIVVVLGVGGGLVSVSAGAFLGAVLSFGLVLLLSHTLGGATDRVVLSGVAAMQLFSALTSFVVMTAADAETTRGVLFWLLGSLSGVGWTDVWVCFAVLAVTLLVCLGYARALDAFAFGQDAAATLGVSVARTRLVLLCATALLTAALVSSAGAIGFVGLVLPHAARALVGAGHARLLPVTALAGAVFLVWVDTLARTVLDPQEVPVGVVTSLIGVPVFVLVLYRTRRA from the coding sequence GTGACACGGCCACGCCTGGGACTGCTCATCGCCGCGGGCGTCGCCCTGCTCCTCGCATCCGCCGCCGTCGCGATCACCGTCGGCCCCGCGGACATCCGGGTCGGCGACGTCTGGTCCGTGGTCGCGTCCCATCTCGGCTGGGGCAGCTCGGAGTTGACCCCGATCCGGGACGGGATCGTCTGGGAGCTGCGCCTGCCGCGCACGCTCCTGGCGGCCGTGTGCGGAGCCGGACTCGCCGTGTGCGGCGCGGTGATGCAGTCCCTGCTGCGCAACCCGCTCGCCGACCCGTTCGTCCTCGGGGTGTCCTCGGGCGCCTCGACCGGCGCCGTGATCGTGGTCGTCCTCGGTGTCGGCGGAGGCCTGGTCTCGGTCTCCGCGGGCGCGTTCCTCGGTGCGGTGCTGTCGTTCGGGCTCGTCCTGCTGCTCAGCCACACTCTGGGCGGGGCGACGGACCGGGTGGTGCTGAGCGGGGTCGCCGCGATGCAGCTCTTCTCCGCGCTCACCTCCTTCGTCGTGATGACCGCCGCGGACGCCGAGACCACCCGCGGGGTGCTGTTCTGGCTGCTCGGTTCGCTGAGCGGGGTCGGCTGGACCGACGTCTGGGTGTGCTTCGCGGTCCTCGCGGTGACACTGCTGGTGTGCCTCGGGTACGCGCGGGCGCTCGACGCGTTCGCCTTCGGCCAGGATGCCGCCGCCACGCTCGGGGTCTCCGTGGCCCGTACGCGACTGGTGCTGCTGTGTGCCACGGCGCTGCTGACCGCCGCGCTAGTCAGTTCGGCCGGCGCGATCGGCTTCGTCGGCCTCGTACTCCCGCATGCGGCAAGGGCGTTGGTGGGGGCGGGGCACGCCCGGCTGCTGCCGGTCACCGCCCTCGCCGGAGCGGTGTTCCTGGTGTGGGTGGACACCCTGGCGCGTACCGTCCTCGATCCCCAGGAGGTACCGGTGGGCGTGGTGACCTCGCTGATCGGCGTACCGGTCTTCGTGCTGGTGCTGTACCGGACGCGGAGGGCGTGA
- a CDS encoding ABC transporter ATP-binding protein, with amino-acid sequence MTAEGIKSTEHSRARVQAASGTEDTQAAPGTERVQAASGTEGAHAAPGEGLRAHRVTRTADGRVILDGVSIIPAPGTTVGLLGPNGSGKSTLLRLLAGVLAPASGVVTLDGSPLADLGRRDIARRVAVVEQQADTQVELSVQDVVRLGRTPHRRAWTPASEADERAVRDALDRTGLTGLARQSWHTLSGGERQRVQITRALAQEPRELLLDEPTNHLDIQHQLDLLTLVTSLPVTSVVALHDLNLAAMYCDQLVVLREGRVVACGSPGDILTEELIAEVYGVRAAVTREGPDDRPHVRFLGTVS; translated from the coding sequence ATGACGGCGGAGGGCATCAAGAGCACCGAGCACTCACGGGCGCGCGTGCAGGCGGCGTCGGGAACCGAGGACACACAGGCGGCGCCGGGAACCGAGCGCGTGCAGGCGGCGTCGGGAACCGAGGGCGCGCATGCGGCACCCGGAGAGGGCCTCCGCGCTCACCGCGTCACGCGCACCGCCGACGGCCGCGTCATCCTCGACGGCGTCAGCATCATCCCGGCCCCCGGCACCACCGTCGGACTGCTCGGCCCGAACGGCTCAGGCAAGTCCACCCTCCTGCGCCTGCTCGCCGGCGTCCTCGCCCCGGCCTCCGGTGTCGTCACCCTCGACGGCAGCCCCCTCGCCGACCTGGGACGCCGAGACATCGCCCGCCGTGTCGCCGTGGTCGAGCAACAGGCCGACACCCAGGTCGAGTTGAGCGTCCAGGATGTCGTACGGCTCGGCCGCACACCCCATCGCCGCGCCTGGACCCCCGCGTCCGAGGCGGACGAACGGGCCGTACGCGACGCGCTGGACCGCACCGGTCTGACCGGACTCGCCCGCCAGTCCTGGCACACCCTCTCCGGCGGCGAGCGCCAGCGCGTGCAGATCACCCGCGCACTCGCCCAGGAACCCCGCGAACTGCTCCTGGACGAGCCGACCAACCACCTGGACATCCAGCACCAGCTCGACCTGCTGACCCTCGTCACCTCGCTCCCGGTCACCAGCGTCGTCGCCCTGCACGACCTCAACCTCGCGGCGATGTACTGCGATCAGCTCGTGGTCCTGCGCGAGGGGCGTGTCGTGGCCTGCGGCAGCCCGGGCGACATCCTCACGGAAGAGCTCATCGCCGAGGTGTACGGGGTCCGGGCCGCCGTCACACGGGAGGGCCCCGACGACCGGCCGCACGTGCGCTTCCTGGGCACCGTGAGTTGA
- a CDS encoding SixA phosphatase family protein — protein sequence MIARAGAGPLRRLVVLRHAKSAWPDDVGDHERPLAPRGRRDAPAAGRALADIDCLPDLALCSTAVRARQTWELTAGQWGTPPPVRHDPRLCGADVPELLEVVREVSAHTKTLVLVGHNPGLEELVLTLAGDSLDEALDDVRTKFPTSAIAVLVWHGDDWGSLGPGTALLTDMIVPRGQKPGR from the coding sequence GTGATCGCGCGCGCCGGAGCGGGTCCGCTGCGCCGCCTGGTCGTCCTGCGGCACGCCAAGTCGGCCTGGCCGGACGACGTCGGCGACCACGAGCGGCCGCTCGCCCCGCGAGGGCGGCGTGACGCCCCGGCCGCCGGCCGCGCGCTGGCCGACATCGACTGTCTGCCCGACCTGGCGCTCTGCTCCACCGCCGTACGCGCCCGGCAGACCTGGGAGCTGACCGCCGGACAGTGGGGCACACCGCCTCCCGTACGCCACGACCCGCGGCTGTGCGGGGCCGACGTGCCCGAGCTCCTCGAAGTGGTGCGCGAAGTGTCCGCGCACACCAAGACGTTGGTGCTGGTCGGGCACAACCCCGGTCTGGAGGAGCTGGTGCTCACCCTGGCAGGCGACAGCCTCGACGAGGCGCTGGACGACGTACGGACGAAGTTCCCCACGTCGGCGATCGCGGTCCTCGTCTGGCACGGCGACGACTGGGGCTCCCTCGGCCCCGGCACGGCACTGCTCACCGACATGATCGTCCCGCGGGGACAGAAGCCGGGACGGTAG
- a CDS encoding YigZ family protein → MQDEYRTVARAGVHETEVNRSRFLCALAPAATEEEAQAFLAAVRKEHADATHNCFAYVIGADASVQRASDDGEPGGTAGVPMLQMLLRRDMRYVVAVVTRYYGGVKLGAGGLIRAYGGAVGEALDTLGTITRKRFRLATVTVDHQRAGKVENDLRSTGREVRDVRYGEAVTIEIGLPDADVEAFRGWLADVTAGTAGFELGGEAYGDV, encoded by the coding sequence ATGCAGGACGAGTACCGCACGGTGGCCCGCGCAGGCGTGCACGAGACCGAGGTCAACCGCTCACGCTTCCTCTGCGCACTGGCGCCGGCGGCCACCGAAGAGGAGGCCCAGGCCTTCCTCGCCGCCGTCCGCAAGGAGCACGCCGACGCGACGCACAACTGCTTCGCGTACGTCATCGGCGCCGACGCCTCCGTCCAGAGGGCGAGCGACGACGGGGAACCGGGCGGCACGGCGGGCGTCCCGATGCTCCAGATGCTGCTCCGGCGAGACATGCGGTACGTCGTCGCGGTCGTCACCCGCTACTACGGAGGCGTCAAACTCGGCGCGGGCGGGCTCATCCGGGCCTACGGCGGCGCGGTGGGCGAGGCCCTGGACACCCTCGGCACCATCACACGTAAACGCTTTCGCCTGGCGACGGTGACGGTCGACCACCAGCGGGCGGGCAAGGTGGAGAACGACCTGAGGTCGACCGGCCGCGAGGTGCGCGACGTGCGCTACGGAGAGGCCGTCACCATCGAGATCGGGTTGCCGGACGCCGATGTCGAGGCCTTCCGCGGATGGCTGGCCGACGTCACGGCCGGGACCGCCGGCTTCGAACTGGGCGGCGAGGCATACGGTGACGTATAG
- a CDS encoding exonuclease SbcCD subunit D, with translation MRLLHTSDWHLGRAFHRVNMLGAQAEFIGHLVTTVRERDVDAVVVSGDVYDRAVPPLAAVELFDEALHRLADLGVPTVMISGNHDSARRLGVGAGLIDRAGIHLRTAPSACGTPVVLEDTFGEVAFYGLPYLEPALVKDEFGVEKAGHEAVLAAAMDRVRADLATRARGTRSVVLAHAFVTGGEASDSERDITVGGVAAVPAGVFDGVDYAALGHLHGSQTITERVRYSGSPLPYSFSETDHRKTMWLVDLGADGSVVAERLDCPVPRTLARIRGHLEDLLVDPELARHEEAWVEATLTDPVRPADPMARLAERFPHTLSLVFEPERAPDDPDVSYARRLAGRSDQEIAEDFVAHVRGAGPDAREQAVLQDVFDAVRADDTVREVAR, from the coding sequence ATGAGGCTTCTGCACACTTCCGACTGGCATCTGGGCCGGGCGTTCCACCGGGTGAACATGCTCGGTGCCCAGGCCGAGTTCATCGGCCACCTCGTCACGACCGTGCGCGAGCGCGACGTGGACGCGGTGGTGGTGTCGGGGGACGTGTACGACCGGGCGGTGCCCCCATTGGCCGCGGTCGAGCTCTTCGACGAGGCCCTGCACCGGCTGGCGGACCTCGGTGTGCCCACGGTGATGATCTCCGGGAACCACGACTCGGCGCGCCGCCTCGGCGTCGGCGCCGGACTCATCGACCGCGCGGGCATCCATCTGCGGACCGCCCCCTCGGCGTGCGGCACACCGGTGGTGCTGGAGGACACGTTCGGTGAGGTGGCCTTCTACGGACTCCCGTATCTGGAACCGGCGCTGGTGAAGGACGAGTTCGGCGTGGAGAAGGCGGGCCACGAGGCCGTGCTCGCCGCCGCCATGGACAGGGTCCGCGCCGACCTCGCCACGCGCGCGCGTGGCACCCGTTCCGTCGTCCTCGCCCATGCCTTCGTCACCGGCGGCGAGGCCAGCGACAGCGAGCGGGACATCACGGTCGGCGGGGTCGCCGCCGTACCGGCCGGGGTCTTCGACGGCGTCGACTACGCCGCGCTCGGGCATCTGCACGGCAGCCAGACCATCACCGAGCGCGTGCGTTACTCGGGGTCGCCGCTGCCGTACTCCTTCTCGGAGACCGACCACCGCAAGACCATGTGGCTGGTCGACCTGGGAGCCGACGGCTCGGTCGTGGCCGAGCGCCTGGACTGCCCGGTGCCGCGCACCCTCGCCCGTATCCGGGGGCATCTGGAGGACCTGCTCGTCGACCCGGAGCTCGCTCGGCACGAGGAGGCGTGGGTCGAGGCCACCCTCACCGACCCGGTGCGCCCCGCCGATCCCATGGCCCGGCTCGCGGAGCGCTTCCCGCACACGCTCAGCCTCGTCTTCGAGCCCGAGCGGGCACCGGACGACCCGGACGTCTCGTACGCCCGTCGGCTGGCCGGCCGCAGCGACCAGGAGATCGCGGAGGACTTCGTGGCCCATGTGCGCGGCGCCGGACCCGACGCACGCGAACAGGCCGTGCTCCAGGACGTGTTCGACGCGGTCCGCGCCGACGACACGGTCCGTGAGGTCGCCCGGTGA
- a CDS encoding AAA family ATPase yields the protein MRLHRLHITAFGPFGGAQEVDFDDLSSAGLFLLHGPTGAGKTSVLDAVCFALYGSVPGARQGGSLRSDHALAATRTEVTLELTVAGRRLELTRQPPWERPKKRGAGTTTEKAQSWLREYDAPAGSWKDLTRSHQEIGEEITQLLGMSREQFCQVVLLPQGDFARFLRADAEARGKLLGRLFDTRRFAAVEQRLAELRRAAETQVRAADAELLADGHRMQQAAGDIVELPLPDLSPGDPGLAESVLEWAAIARSTARERFTVAHCAQAAAESAQAAAHHVLEDVREVARLQRRFAEARERAARLEERSGAHREAQARMERARKAEAVAPALGLRDATENEHRRAAGTEARARALLSETFADAGATGLAAAARKAAEDLGGLESARRAEHRIAELTDERDGLDRQERADEDVLHDAGTWLAEWDSTRADLQTRIGAAQEAATRAEQLAVQREPAQTRLAAARLRDQLAGDTDEAHARVLAARERATDARAHWLDLKEQRLKGIAAELAAGLVDGEACAVCGATEHPAPARKVDGHVGRQAEEAALTAYQRADEQRAEEERRLGVVREALAAATAEAGDLPTGQLAELAEELERRHAEAHGAASGLHAARETLGQAERERERRLAAQQEAARRVASRGSLREALDRERASLEGELTQARGSAGSVAARALQLERQVALLTEAADAARVAADTAQRLKDADARLADAAFRAGFDTPSAAAAALLDDAAHRDLQHRLDAWQQEEAAVRAVLAEAETTAAAGQPPADLQAAEQTASAAGRRVREAASARDAADRRCAELDRLTRRAGGSVRRLGPLREEYDRVARLATLAAGTSADNERKMRLESYVLAARLEQVAAAATARLQRMSSGRYTLVHSDDRAGRGRSGLGLHVVDAWTGCERDTATLSGGETFFASLALALGLADVVTDEAGGVRLDTLFIDEGFGSLDDQTLDEVLDVLDSLRERDRSVGIVSHVADLRRRIHAQLEVVKGRSGSVVRQGGG from the coding sequence ATGAGGCTGCACCGGCTGCACATCACCGCCTTCGGGCCGTTCGGCGGCGCCCAGGAGGTCGACTTCGACGACCTGTCTTCCGCCGGGCTCTTCCTGCTGCACGGGCCGACGGGCGCGGGCAAGACCTCCGTCCTCGACGCGGTCTGCTTCGCGCTGTACGGATCCGTACCGGGCGCCCGCCAGGGAGGTTCCCTGCGCAGCGACCACGCACTGGCCGCCACCCGTACCGAGGTGACCCTCGAACTCACCGTGGCCGGCCGCCGGTTGGAGCTGACCCGGCAGCCGCCCTGGGAGCGCCCGAAGAAGCGCGGCGCGGGTACGACGACCGAGAAGGCACAGAGCTGGCTGCGCGAGTACGACGCGCCGGCGGGCTCCTGGAAGGACCTCACCCGCTCCCACCAGGAGATCGGCGAGGAGATCACCCAACTGCTCGGCATGAGCCGCGAGCAGTTCTGCCAGGTCGTGCTGCTGCCCCAGGGCGACTTCGCGCGCTTCCTGCGTGCCGACGCCGAGGCCCGCGGCAAGCTCCTCGGCCGGCTCTTCGACACCCGCCGCTTCGCCGCCGTCGAACAACGACTGGCCGAGCTCCGCCGCGCCGCCGAGACCCAGGTCCGCGCGGCGGACGCGGAGTTGCTGGCCGACGGCCACCGCATGCAGCAGGCGGCCGGTGACATCGTGGAGCTGCCACTGCCCGACCTGTCGCCGGGCGACCCGGGCCTCGCCGAGTCCGTACTGGAGTGGGCGGCGATCGCCAGGAGCACGGCCCGCGAGAGGTTCACGGTCGCCCACTGCGCGCAGGCGGCCGCCGAGTCGGCCCAGGCCGCCGCGCATCACGTGCTGGAGGACGTACGGGAAGTGGCGCGGCTCCAGCGCCGGTTCGCCGAGGCGCGGGAGCGGGCCGCGCGGCTGGAGGAGCGGTCCGGGGCCCACCGGGAGGCCCAGGCGCGCATGGAGAGGGCCCGCAAGGCCGAGGCGGTGGCGCCCGCGCTCGGGCTGCGGGACGCGACGGAGAACGAGCACCGGAGGGCGGCCGGTACCGAGGCACGCGCGCGTGCCCTCCTGTCGGAGACCTTCGCCGACGCGGGGGCGACGGGCCTCGCGGCCGCCGCGCGAAAGGCCGCCGAGGACCTGGGCGGGCTGGAGTCGGCCCGCCGGGCCGAGCACCGGATCGCCGAACTCACCGACGAACGCGACGGGTTGGACCGGCAGGAGCGCGCCGACGAGGACGTGCTGCACGATGCCGGGACCTGGCTCGCCGAGTGGGACTCGACCCGGGCGGACCTGCAGACGCGTATCGGGGCGGCCCAGGAGGCCGCCACCCGTGCCGAGCAGCTCGCCGTCCAGCGCGAGCCCGCGCAGACGAGGCTCGCGGCCGCCCGGCTGCGCGACCAGCTCGCCGGGGACACGGACGAGGCCCACGCGCGCGTGCTCGCCGCACGTGAGCGCGCCACGGACGCGCGTGCCCACTGGCTGGACCTCAAGGAACAGCGCCTGAAGGGCATCGCCGCGGAACTCGCCGCGGGCCTGGTGGACGGCGAGGCGTGTGCGGTCTGCGGTGCCACCGAACACCCGGCGCCCGCTCGGAAGGTCGACGGACACGTCGGCCGGCAGGCCGAGGAGGCCGCGCTCACCGCGTACCAGCGCGCCGATGAGCAGCGCGCCGAGGAGGAGCGGCGGCTCGGGGTCGTCCGCGAGGCGCTGGCCGCCGCGACGGCCGAGGCGGGGGACCTGCCCACCGGGCAACTCGCCGAACTGGCCGAGGAGTTGGAGCGACGACACGCCGAGGCGCACGGCGCCGCTTCCGGGCTGCACGCGGCCCGTGAAACCCTTGGACAGGCCGAACGTGAGCGCGAACGGCGGCTCGCCGCCCAGCAGGAGGCCGCTCGCCGGGTCGCGTCCCGTGGCTCGCTGCGGGAGGCACTCGACCGCGAACGGGCCTCCCTGGAGGGGGAGTTGACGCAGGCCCGGGGTTCGGCGGGCAGCGTCGCGGCGCGGGCGTTGCAACTGGAGCGGCAGGTCGCGCTGCTCACCGAGGCCGCGGACGCCGCACGTGTCGCGGCGGACACTGCCCAGCGGCTGAAGGACGCCGACGCGCGACTCGCCGACGCGGCCTTCCGTGCCGGGTTCGACACACCGTCGGCCGCCGCGGCCGCCCTCCTCGACGACGCGGCCCATCGCGACCTCCAGCACCGGCTCGACGCCTGGCAGCAGGAAGAGGCGGCGGTCCGCGCGGTGCTCGCCGAGGCCGAGACGACGGCCGCCGCCGGGCAGCCGCCCGCCGACCTCCAGGCCGCCGAGCAGACCGCGTCCGCCGCCGGCCGACGGGTGCGCGAGGCGGCCTCCGCCCGTGACGCGGCCGACCGCCGCTGCGCGGAGCTGGACCGGCTGACCCGCCGGGCGGGCGGTTCCGTGCGCCGGCTGGGCCCGCTGCGTGAGGAGTACGACCGGGTGGCCCGCCTCGCCACGCTCGCGGCCGGTACGTCCGCGGACAACGAACGCAAGATGCGCCTGGAGTCCTACGTCCTCGCCGCCCGGCTGGAGCAGGTCGCGGCCGCCGCGACCGCGCGCCTCCAGCGCATGTCCTCGGGGCGCTACACCCTCGTGCACTCCGACGACCGCGCAGGGCGGGGCCGCAGCGGCCTCGGCCTGCACGTCGTCGACGCCTGGACCGGCTGCGAGCGCGACACGGCGACCCTCTCCGGCGGCGAGACGTTCTTCGCCTCCCTCGCCCTCGCGCTGGGCCTCGCCGACGTGGTCACCGACGAGGCCGGGGGCGTACGCCTCGACACGCTCTTCATCGACGAGGGCTTCGGCAGCCTCGACGACCAGACGCTCGACGAGGTCCTCGACGTCCTCGACTCACTGCGGGAGCGGGACCGCAGCGTGGGCATCGTCAGCCATGTCGCCGATCTGCGGCGCCGGATCCATGCGCAACTGGAGGTGGTGAAGGGGCGGTCGGGGTCGGTCGTTCGGCAGGGGGGTGGCTGA
- a CDS encoding Lrp/AsnC family transcriptional regulator, whose amino-acid sequence MTAYSPDATDWRILEVLQREGRASFAELARAVSMSASAVTERVRRLEEAGVIQGYAAVVDPESLGLPILAFVRLRYPNGNYKPFHDLVAATPEILEAHHVTGDDCFVIKVATRSMSHLEEVSGKIGTLGSVTTSVVYSSPLPRRPVGR is encoded by the coding sequence ATGACCGCGTATTCCCCGGACGCCACCGACTGGCGCATTCTCGAAGTCCTCCAGCGCGAGGGCCGGGCCAGTTTCGCCGAGCTGGCCCGTGCCGTCTCGATGTCCGCGAGCGCGGTCACCGAACGGGTGCGCCGCCTGGAGGAGGCCGGTGTCATCCAGGGTTACGCCGCGGTCGTGGACCCGGAGAGCCTGGGCCTGCCGATCCTGGCCTTCGTGCGACTTCGCTATCCGAACGGCAACTACAAGCCGTTCCACGACCTCGTCGCCGCGACCCCCGAGATCCTGGAGGCGCACCACGTCACGGGCGACGACTGCTTCGTCATCAAGGTCGCGACGCGCTCCATGAGCCACCTGGAGGAGGTTTCGGGCAAGATCGGCACACTCGGCTCGGTGACGACGAGCGTCGTGTACTCGTCACCTCTGCCGCGACGCCCCGTCGGCCGCTGA
- a CDS encoding rhodanese-like domain-containing protein: MTATSTTTGGATGNTGTVAITGNAVAVNPVLRVAPASPAAAAAYFGASLAFHADVSDVAAALGADGDPGFVVLDSRSTESWDQGHVPGAIHLPTALIPEQAEQLLDRAVPVVTYCWGPGCNGATRAALALAELGFQVKEMLGGFEYWAREGFEFETWEGHERRAADPLTAPAGAEDCGC, translated from the coding sequence ATGACCGCGACCAGCACCACGACGGGCGGCGCCACCGGGAACACCGGCACCGTCGCCATCACCGGGAACGCCGTCGCCGTGAACCCCGTTCTGCGAGTCGCCCCGGCGTCGCCCGCCGCGGCCGCCGCCTACTTCGGTGCAAGCCTCGCCTTCCATGCCGACGTGTCCGATGTCGCCGCCGCGCTGGGGGCCGACGGCGACCCCGGCTTCGTCGTCCTCGACTCCCGTTCCACGGAGTCCTGGGACCAGGGGCACGTGCCCGGCGCGATCCACCTGCCCACCGCGCTCATCCCCGAGCAGGCGGAGCAACTCCTCGACAGGGCCGTGCCGGTGGTCACGTACTGCTGGGGTCCGGGCTGCAACGGCGCGACCCGTGCCGCCCTCGCCCTCGCCGAACTCGGCTTCCAGGTCAAGGAGATGCTCGGCGGCTTCGAGTACTGGGCGCGCGAGGGCTTCGAGTTCGAGACCTGGGAGGGCCACGAGCGGCGCGCCGCCGACCCGTTGACCGCCCCGGCCGGTGCGGAGGACTGCGGCTGCTGA
- a CDS encoding SDR family oxidoreductase, with the protein MPPQLPSPTPEALRRDPLPLRGRTALVTGASRRGGIGYAVARRLAAYGASVYAHHHVPHDAGMPWGADRPEDVVAGIREALADPEARVVDGPGDLSDPAAPAELIARAADALGGRIDILVANHALSGSDGPLDTIDAAMLDAHWAVDTRSVILLVQAYARLRVALPPRTAGGRVVMMTSGQDIAGGMPDEIAYALQKGALASVTRSLATTLAEHAVTVNTVNPGPVDTDYMTGDAYAAVAAMFPAGRWGMPDDPARLIAWLSTDEAEWVTGQVIDSESGFRR; encoded by the coding sequence ATGCCACCCCAACTCCCTTCCCCCACACCCGAAGCGCTCCGCCGCGACCCCCTCCCGCTGCGTGGCCGTACCGCCCTGGTCACCGGCGCCAGCCGACGCGGAGGGATCGGTTATGCCGTGGCCCGACGGCTGGCCGCGTACGGAGCGAGTGTGTACGCGCATCACCACGTACCGCACGACGCCGGCATGCCCTGGGGCGCGGATCGTCCCGAGGACGTGGTCGCCGGAATCCGCGAGGCGCTCGCCGACCCCGAGGCGCGGGTCGTCGACGGGCCGGGCGACCTCTCCGACCCTGCGGCCCCGGCAGAACTGATCGCCAGGGCCGCCGACGCGCTCGGCGGACGGATCGACATCCTCGTCGCCAACCACGCGCTCAGCGGCTCGGACGGCCCGCTCGACACGATCGACGCCGCGATGCTAGACGCGCACTGGGCCGTCGACACCCGTTCCGTGATCCTCCTCGTCCAGGCCTACGCCCGGCTGCGCGTCGCGCTGCCACCGCGTACGGCGGGTGGGCGCGTGGTCATGATGACGTCGGGTCAGGACATCGCCGGCGGCATGCCGGACGAGATCGCGTACGCCCTTCAGAAGGGCGCCCTCGCCTCGGTCACCCGATCGCTGGCGACCACGCTCGCCGAGCACGCGGTGACCGTGAACACCGTGAACCCCGGTCCCGTCGACACGGACTACATGACGGGAGACGCGTACGCGGCCGTTGCCGCGATGTTCCCCGCCGGGCGCTGGGGAATGCCGGACGACCCCGCGCGGCTCATCGCCTGGCTCTCGACCGACGAGGCCGAGTGGGTCACCGGGCAGGTGATCGACTCGGAGAGCGGGTTCCGGCGCTGA